One genomic window of Citrobacter sp. Marseille-Q6884 includes the following:
- the ybbP gene encoding putative ABC transporter permease subunit YbbP, with translation MIARWFWREWRSPSLLIVWLALSLAVACVLALGNISDRMEKGLSQQSREFMAGDRALQSSRVVPKAWIDEARQRGLKVGEQLTFATMTFAADTPQLANVKAVDNVYPMYGTLQTAPPGLKPQPGSVLLAPRLMALLNLKIGDSIDVGDATLRIVGEVIQEPDSGFNPFQIAPRLMMNMADVEKTGAVQPGSRVTWRYKFGGTPQQLDGYERWLLPQLKPEQRWYGLEQDEGALGKSLERSQQFLLLSALLTLLLAVAAVAVAMSHYCRSRYDLVAILKTLGAGRAQLRKLIVGQWLMVLVLSGLTGGACGLLFERALVVLLKPVLPGELPPASLWPWIWALGTMTVISLLVGLRPYRLLLATQPLRVLRRDVVANVWPLKIYLPLVSVVVVALLAGLMGGSMLLWAVLAGAVVLALLCGVLGWMLLNALRGMTLTSLPLRLAVSRLLRQPWSTLSQLSAFSLSFMLLALLLVLRGDLLDRWQQQMPPESPNYFLINIATEQVVPLKAFLSEHQVIPESFYPIVRARLTAINDKATEGNQDEALNRELNLTWQNTRPDHNLITAGSWPPKAGEVSMEEGLAKRLNVKLGDRVTFMGDTQDFSATVSSLRKVDWESLRPNFFFIFPSGALDGQPQSWLTSFRWEKGNGMLTQLNREFPTISLLDIGAILKQVGQVLQQVSRALEVMVVLVTACGMLLLLAQVQVGMRQRHQELVVWRTLGAGKKLLRTTLWCEFAMLGMVSGLVAAIGAETALAVLQTRVFDFPWEPDWRLWVVLPFCGAILLVLCGNVAIGTLLKKSILRRFQES, from the coding sequence ATGATAGCACGCTGGTTCTGGCGCGAATGGCGCTCGCCTTCATTACTGATTGTCTGGCTGGCGCTGAGCCTGGCAGTGGCCTGCGTGCTGGCGCTGGGCAATATCAGTGACCGAATGGAAAAAGGTCTGAGCCAGCAAAGCCGCGAGTTTATGGCAGGGGATCGGGCGCTGCAAAGTTCACGTGTGGTGCCAAAAGCGTGGATTGATGAGGCGCGCCAGCGTGGCCTGAAAGTGGGCGAACAGCTGACGTTCGCCACCATGACCTTTGCTGCTGATACGCCGCAACTGGCGAATGTCAAAGCCGTCGATAACGTGTACCCGATGTACGGGACGCTGCAAACCGCCCCTCCGGGACTGAAACCTCAGCCTGGCTCTGTGCTGCTGGCTCCACGCCTGATGGCGCTACTGAATTTAAAAATCGGTGATTCCATTGATGTGGGTGACGCTACGCTGCGTATCGTCGGAGAAGTGATCCAGGAACCGGATTCCGGCTTTAACCCATTTCAGATAGCGCCGCGTCTGATGATGAACATGGCGGATGTGGAAAAAACGGGCGCGGTTCAGCCAGGAAGTCGCGTGACATGGCGTTATAAATTTGGGGGAACGCCGCAACAACTGGACGGTTACGAGCGATGGCTTCTGCCACAGTTAAAACCTGAGCAGCGCTGGTATGGGCTGGAACAGGATGAAGGCGCGCTGGGGAAATCGCTCGAACGTTCGCAACAGTTCCTCCTGCTGTCGGCGCTGTTAACGCTGCTGCTGGCTGTCGCCGCCGTGGCCGTGGCGATGAGCCATTATTGCCGCAGTCGCTACGATCTGGTGGCGATTCTGAAAACGCTCGGCGCGGGCAGGGCGCAGCTACGCAAGCTGATTGTTGGGCAGTGGTTGATGGTGCTGGTATTGTCAGGTTTAACCGGTGGTGCATGCGGGCTGCTGTTTGAACGTGCGCTGGTGGTGTTGCTTAAACCTGTTTTACCGGGTGAATTGCCACCGGCAAGTCTATGGCCATGGATATGGGCGTTAGGCACCATGACCGTTATTTCCCTGCTGGTGGGATTACGTCCTTATCGTCTTCTCCTTGCCACGCAGCCGCTGCGGGTACTGCGCCGTGACGTGGTGGCAAACGTCTGGCCGCTGAAAATCTATCTTCCGCTGGTTTCTGTTGTCGTCGTTGCGCTTCTGGCAGGATTAATGGGCGGCAGTATGCTGCTGTGGGCGGTCCTGGCCGGTGCGGTGGTGCTGGCGCTGCTGTGCGGTGTGCTGGGCTGGATGCTGCTGAACGCGCTGCGCGGCATGACGTTAACCTCGCTACCGCTACGTTTAGCGGTCAGCCGACTGTTACGCCAGCCATGGTCAACGCTGAGCCAGCTCTCGGCCTTTTCGCTCTCCTTTATGCTGCTTGCGTTGTTGCTGGTGTTGCGCGGCGACCTGCTCGACCGCTGGCAACAGCAAATGCCGCCGGAAAGCCCGAACTACTTTCTGATCAATATCGCCACCGAGCAGGTTGTACCGCTAAAGGCGTTCCTGTCTGAACATCAGGTGATCCCTGAGTCGTTCTACCCCATTGTGCGGGCGCGGCTGACGGCCATCAATGATAAAGCGACCGAAGGCAATCAGGATGAGGCGCTCAATCGGGAATTAAACCTGACCTGGCAGAATACCCGACCGGATCATAACCTGATTACGGCCGGAAGCTGGCCGCCAAAAGCGGGCGAAGTGTCGATGGAAGAAGGGCTGGCAAAACGGCTCAACGTGAAGCTCGGCGATCGCGTAACGTTTATGGGGGACACCCAGGATTTTAGTGCCACGGTCAGCAGTTTGCGCAAAGTGGACTGGGAAAGCCTGCGGCCTAATTTCTTCTTTATCTTCCCTTCAGGCGCGCTGGACGGTCAGCCGCAAAGCTGGCTGACCAGCTTCCGTTGGGAGAAGGGTAACGGCATGCTGACGCAGCTTAATCGTGAGTTCCCGACCATCAGCTTGCTGGATATCGGGGCGATCCTCAAGCAGGTCGGCCAGGTTCTGCAGCAGGTCAGTCGGGCGCTGGAGGTGATGGTCGTGCTGGTCACCGCCTGCGGCATGTTGCTGCTGCTGGCGCAGGTTCAGGTCGGGATGCGCCAGCGGCACCAGGAACTGGTGGTCTGGCGTACACTCGGAGCCGGTAAGAAATTATTGCGCACCACGCTGTGGTGTGAGTTTGCCATGCTGGGTATGGTCTCGGGGCTGGTGGCGGCGATTGGCGCGGAAACGGCACTGGCCGTTCTGCAAACTCGCGTCTTCGACTTCCCCTGGGAGCCTGACTGGCGGCTGTGGGTGGTATTGCCGTTTTGTGGCGCGATCTTATTGGTGTTGTGCGGAAATGTCGCCATAGGGACGCTACTCAAAAAAAGCATCCTACGGCGCTTTCAGGAAAGTTAA
- a CDS encoding porin — protein MTIKKTALAVSIGAAVALTTFASQAEITVLKQDPQAGDPLSRLNFTVGGSIRPQFQNMAGDDGKNGYKRNGFDGGTRFRFAADYYLFDDISWVSYYELGVNFPAMFNWDNHYADGANDTTRRMLYTGLKSATWGTLTFGQQNSIYYDVVGAKTDIWDYDMIGQAPGNGINGDYDGSYRTRKSLKYKKAVGDVDLYASYLFSDDYNPNNGLRYKRKGGGSLGVDYHITDDLTWGTAWNYTRAEMRGNSSKTYDQNIVGTALSWKPDNWTFALGGGWYQNFMTTKKVSVNDYFAGDAWGLEYFAGYTFPVGQYALKSVQPYFMGDRIEYVNGRNYLRTDNGVGISFQLDYGFRVDYEHVFTSSTDNLGDMNLVRLRYDF, from the coding sequence ATGACTATAAAAAAAACAGCGCTGGCGGTATCGATCGGCGCAGCAGTGGCATTAACGACGTTCGCCTCCCAGGCGGAGATCACGGTCCTGAAACAAGATCCGCAGGCGGGTGATCCGCTCAGCCGTCTGAACTTCACCGTCGGTGGGAGTATCCGCCCACAGTTCCAGAATATGGCGGGTGACGATGGCAAGAATGGCTACAAGCGTAATGGGTTTGACGGCGGCACCCGTTTCCGCTTTGCCGCTGACTACTACCTGTTTGATGACATCAGTTGGGTGAGCTACTACGAGCTGGGCGTTAACTTCCCGGCCATGTTCAACTGGGATAATCACTACGCGGACGGTGCCAACGATACGACGCGTCGTATGCTGTACACCGGTCTGAAAAGTGCGACCTGGGGTACGCTGACTTTCGGTCAACAGAACAGTATTTACTATGATGTGGTTGGCGCGAAAACGGATATCTGGGACTACGACATGATCGGTCAGGCGCCAGGTAACGGGATTAATGGTGACTATGACGGTTCATACCGTACGCGTAAATCACTGAAATATAAGAAAGCGGTTGGCGATGTGGATCTCTACGCCTCTTATCTGTTCAGCGATGATTACAACCCGAACAACGGTCTGCGCTACAAGCGTAAAGGCGGCGGCTCGCTGGGTGTGGATTACCACATTACCGATGACTTAACCTGGGGTACGGCGTGGAACTACACCCGTGCAGAAATGCGCGGTAACAGTAGCAAAACCTACGATCAAAACATTGTGGGTACCGCGCTGAGCTGGAAACCGGATAACTGGACTTTCGCGCTGGGCGGCGGCTGGTATCAAAACTTCATGACCACCAAAAAAGTGTCGGTTAACGACTACTTTGCCGGTGATGCCTGGGGTCTGGAATACTTTGCTGGTTACACCTTCCCGGTCGGTCAGTATGCACTGAAATCTGTTCAGCCTTACTTTATGGGCGATCGTATTGAATACGTGAATGGTCGTAACTATCTGCGTACCGACAACGGTGTGGGTATCAGCTTCCAGCTGGACTACGGTTTCCGTGTGGATTACGAACACGTCTTCACCTCCAGCACCGACAACCTGGGCGATATGAACCTGGTGCGTCTGCGTTACGACTTCTAA
- a CDS encoding MetQ/NlpA family ABC transporter substrate-binding protein: MGLRQSLRIAGGALLLACGLQFAHANSDPHTIVFGVAPGPYGDMVKQAIAPTLKEKGYKVVVREFSDYVQPNMALSNGSIDANLFQHSLYFDKFTADKGLKLSKLIVVPTAGMGFYSHKIKSLDELKKGDVITLSNDPTNLARGLRFLQAIDLITIKANIDPTKASERDIASNPKGLVFKPLEAAQLPRTLDGVTGALVNGNFAVAAKLDLASAIKQEHLDENLKNIIAVRTEDADKPFAKDIVEAVKSPAYRAVIDDPNNIYSAFQKPEWMSAAN; the protein is encoded by the coding sequence ATGGGACTGCGTCAGAGTTTACGCATCGCGGGCGGGGCACTGTTGTTAGCCTGCGGATTACAGTTTGCGCATGCAAACAGCGATCCGCACACCATCGTATTTGGCGTGGCGCCAGGCCCGTATGGCGACATGGTAAAACAGGCTATTGCACCGACGCTGAAAGAGAAAGGCTACAAGGTTGTGGTGCGCGAATTCAGCGACTACGTCCAGCCAAATATGGCGCTTTCCAACGGCAGCATTGATGCGAACCTGTTCCAGCACTCACTCTATTTTGACAAATTTACAGCTGATAAAGGGTTGAAGCTGAGTAAACTGATTGTGGTTCCGACGGCGGGAATGGGCTTTTACTCCCATAAAATCAAAAGCCTCGATGAACTGAAAAAAGGGGATGTCATTACCCTGTCAAACGATCCAACCAACCTGGCGCGTGGTCTGCGATTCCTGCAAGCCATTGATCTTATCACCATCAAAGCCAACATCGATCCGACCAAAGCCTCTGAGCGCGATATCGCCAGCAACCCGAAAGGGCTGGTCTTTAAGCCGCTGGAAGCCGCACAGTTACCGCGTACGCTGGATGGCGTAACCGGCGCACTGGTTAACGGCAACTTCGCCGTTGCGGCAAAACTGGATCTCGCCAGTGCGATTAAACAAGAGCATCTGGATGAGAACCTGAAAAATATCATCGCGGTACGCACTGAAGATGCGGATAAACCGTTCGCCAAAGATATCGTTGAGGCGGTGAAATCGCCGGCCTATCGCGCCGTCATTGACGATCCCAACAATATCTACAGCGCCTTCCAGAAACCGGAATGGATGTCAGCAGCTAACTGA